In a genomic window of Methanosarcina horonobensis HB-1 = JCM 15518:
- a CDS encoding DUF7286 family protein, which produces MRSGVRHIAERKCIKRSFFKLSWFFQDTSAYIPYAVIGIFIVLAATFFSVYLMKMDSEVAETIYTTEKSNPRQTAINLAAADLVRCLNYAGMEALEWQGEHPVIIPDGSPVERFSEDNFMATPQNQNLEKGDTLQISINLPSDVWGRIESLWKNRNVILVINDSSGKQLKRMNYGKATGFLQKVSFNEHMEIPETAEAGYASIELYYGDELKASDWFQIEASPIKDITAEAFNQLLSTNYQANSHTFMEFAINVEPDIKPEQIQIRKVNGTLQREISPSDKNYMIYYVFEIPVLNYTLVDLESGETYNMSMNLSTLITSREPLLEELVREYETALGTSSSLDSTSNIVLGATNLRTFIYGPWQHYANGPLNILTNPALASSVNGATLYTQKKVFDSVDPLALTYATYYNGKVLYEDVCASGSPKMSSGLPNSTMLNSTVFNSTGSNTSMPSYEIDKGANLTTTYASLAQNKSFSLDVEEGIENSLVEANTSYDELSEYSEIKVSASDYTEGVLDGWVFNDHAWTEENPDLIHAVTNIVYTAPVQGQILRDGFNSPDPVTSTVIAGFDQDSVSYGGHTVSWDSDYFASGTHAGSRVPSYSWSQSVTNFYSKTLDPGIVPPRGKLKSWHITDASVRLNSVEITDVRVEPHYEYRANDKLIAEHRTDDGYLSREDHTFDWGIRYDIYYRIRTTWKINYDYTYTYVWHTVNRRADGTSSIESHSATSSGSNSETLSKADYESLFHTETESENLTVVYHQRPPTGGYTGISTYTDLIEREYRNTTLYTAGAERFDPCCSDAADKYRAAHVNLRAIESTFWAYPDRKYLPQRTVSCDIPPWLHRVMAEEVLVMLDAIEKDNPTFNYSLLESPGQDPTDLQVKTAEKLILDLKANRETYVNKKQHLTSARKMYTSSDSARYIARNEAYNRLLKDIEQKNKKLDSNLNSYILDALEEKGLSTGAFDSVTSGPMTLFDNPAMEMAASALGKEMGIISTMTVTGEPESKYNWTENLTLIVDQKPNYLYHDPDFDLRREYELTDSRGRVTYPLGVRNTCIFTTNISEEIADAISSSGDYVKTETSRQLSQSIFTLNTEVNLLEQNLSEQGVFLDTARLDREVHNLRLIYAREMRFQITEEVVSEVSSNPVVSGWIKKDRVRTITAGYLNSFSDEKLIEKSTTDQLATELAAIIKTEIRNSNPPVGSDELEATLNRVDTDVRMGVANGICTVTISKSETIDILFGKIDGELKNMANETVDKYSGEVADKVTKRLEKTMSAIPCGLPVMPPHWIFTINVWTYEVIGRYEEFTVVDNDNEVIPKPYFGHKGQRYVRKYERINHPYKRNLDGSSIWMGTNDRVNFRFSGYSATIVGPGSKGVGDKICGSLEESTGYGDLLSEIGVET; this is translated from the coding sequence TTGCGTTCTGGGGTGAGGCATATAGCTGAAAGAAAATGCATTAAACGTTCTTTTTTTAAATTATCCTGGTTTTTCCAGGATACCAGCGCCTACATTCCTTACGCCGTAATAGGGATTTTCATTGTCCTTGCAGCAACATTTTTCTCTGTCTACCTTATGAAAATGGACAGTGAGGTTGCCGAAACAATTTACACCACAGAGAAAAGCAACCCCAGACAGACGGCTATCAACCTCGCCGCAGCTGACCTTGTCCGCTGCCTTAACTATGCCGGAATGGAAGCTCTGGAGTGGCAGGGAGAACATCCTGTGATCATTCCTGATGGCTCTCCGGTTGAGAGGTTTTCTGAAGACAACTTTATGGCAACGCCGCAAAACCAGAACCTTGAGAAAGGAGATACCCTCCAAATCTCAATAAATCTGCCCTCCGATGTATGGGGCAGAATTGAATCCCTATGGAAAAACAGGAATGTCATTCTGGTCATAAATGACTCTTCAGGGAAGCAACTCAAACGCATGAACTATGGGAAAGCTACCGGTTTCCTTCAAAAAGTTTCCTTTAATGAACATATGGAAATCCCGGAAACCGCAGAAGCCGGATATGCGTCTATTGAACTCTATTATGGGGACGAACTCAAAGCTTCGGACTGGTTCCAGATTGAAGCAAGCCCAATAAAGGATATTACGGCAGAAGCTTTTAACCAGCTGCTTTCGACAAATTATCAGGCTAACAGCCACACTTTCATGGAATTTGCTATTAATGTAGAACCTGACATCAAACCCGAACAGATACAGATAAGAAAAGTTAACGGGACTTTACAGCGTGAAATTTCCCCTTCTGATAAAAACTACATGATTTACTACGTTTTTGAAATCCCTGTTTTGAACTATACTCTTGTTGACCTCGAATCCGGAGAAACATATAACATGAGTATGAACCTCTCTACCCTTATTACTTCAAGGGAACCTCTTCTCGAAGAACTTGTGAGGGAATATGAAACCGCACTCGGGACATCTTCAAGCCTGGACTCAACTTCGAATATCGTTCTTGGGGCAACAAACCTCAGGACCTTTATTTACGGTCCCTGGCAGCATTATGCAAACGGTCCTCTGAATATTCTGACCAATCCTGCCCTTGCAAGTTCGGTTAACGGAGCTACACTCTATACTCAGAAAAAGGTCTTTGACTCCGTTGACCCTCTTGCCCTTACATACGCCACTTACTACAATGGAAAGGTCCTGTATGAAGATGTCTGCGCTTCCGGTAGTCCAAAAATGAGTTCAGGTTTGCCGAATTCAACTATGCTTAATTCAACCGTGTTTAACTCAACCGGCTCGAATACCTCCATGCCCTCATATGAAATAGATAAAGGCGCGAACCTCACAACCACCTATGCCTCCCTTGCGCAGAATAAATCCTTTTCGCTGGATGTGGAGGAAGGTATAGAGAACTCCCTTGTTGAAGCAAATACCTCCTATGATGAGCTTTCCGAATATTCTGAAATAAAAGTTTCAGCCTCAGACTACACAGAAGGAGTTCTCGACGGCTGGGTCTTCAATGACCATGCATGGACAGAGGAAAATCCTGACCTCATCCACGCAGTCACAAATATTGTTTACACGGCTCCTGTCCAGGGGCAGATCCTTAGGGACGGCTTCAATTCTCCTGACCCGGTAACTTCAACAGTCATAGCAGGGTTTGACCAGGATTCGGTTTCATATGGCGGGCACACGGTCAGCTGGGATTCTGATTATTTTGCATCGGGCACGCATGCAGGATCGCGTGTGCCCTCTTACTCATGGAGTCAATCTGTTACAAACTTCTATTCCAAAACACTGGACCCTGGAATCGTTCCTCCAAGAGGAAAGCTAAAAAGCTGGCATATCACGGATGCCTCTGTTAGATTGAATTCCGTAGAAATAACTGATGTAAGAGTTGAGCCTCATTACGAGTACAGGGCTAATGACAAGCTTATTGCGGAGCACAGGACTGATGATGGCTATCTCAGCAGAGAGGATCATACCTTTGATTGGGGCATCCGTTACGATATCTATTACAGGATCAGGACAACGTGGAAAATAAATTATGATTATACCTATACATATGTCTGGCATACAGTCAACCGTCGTGCAGACGGCACATCATCTATAGAATCACATTCTGCTACATCAAGTGGCTCGAATTCTGAAACTCTAAGCAAAGCCGATTATGAATCCCTTTTCCACACTGAAACTGAATCCGAAAACCTGACAGTAGTCTATCACCAGCGACCGCCTACAGGCGGCTATACAGGCATATCTACCTATACTGACCTGATAGAAAGAGAATACAGAAATACAACCCTTTACACAGCCGGTGCAGAAAGGTTTGATCCCTGCTGTTCAGATGCCGCAGATAAGTACCGGGCTGCTCATGTGAATCTCAGGGCAATCGAAAGCACATTCTGGGCTTACCCTGACAGGAAGTATCTTCCGCAGCGCACAGTCAGCTGTGATATTCCTCCCTGGCTGCACAGGGTAATGGCTGAAGAAGTGCTGGTAATGCTTGATGCCATTGAAAAGGATAACCCCACGTTCAATTACTCTCTTCTGGAGTCCCCAGGCCAGGACCCGACAGATCTTCAGGTGAAAACTGCCGAAAAACTGATTCTTGATCTGAAAGCAAACCGGGAGACCTACGTAAATAAAAAGCAGCATCTCACATCAGCCAGGAAGATGTACACTTCAAGTGACTCCGCTCGCTACATTGCAAGAAACGAAGCTTACAACAGGCTGCTCAAAGACATTGAGCAGAAGAACAAAAAGCTGGACTCTAACCTGAACTCCTACATCCTCGATGCCCTTGAGGAAAAAGGCCTAAGTACCGGTGCTTTTGACAGCGTAACCTCAGGCCCCATGACACTTTTCGATAACCCTGCAATGGAAATGGCTGCCTCTGCCCTCGGAAAGGAAATGGGCATCATCTCCACAATGACAGTTACCGGTGAGCCCGAAAGTAAATACAACTGGACTGAAAATCTGACTCTCATCGTTGACCAGAAGCCGAACTATCTCTACCATGACCCGGACTTCGATCTCAGGAGAGAATATGAGCTTACAGACTCAAGGGGCAGGGTTACTTATCCTTTAGGTGTTCGTAATACCTGCATTTTCACAACTAACATTTCCGAAGAAATTGCAGATGCCATATCCTCAAGCGGCGATTATGTAAAAACCGAAACTTCCCGACAACTCAGCCAGAGCATTTTCACCCTGAACACAGAAGTTAACCTTCTGGAACAAAACCTCAGCGAACAGGGAGTTTTTCTGGACACAGCCCGCCTTGATAGGGAAGTCCACAACCTGAGACTGATATATGCGCGAGAAATGAGGTTTCAGATTACTGAAGAGGTAGTATCCGAAGTAAGTTCGAATCCCGTTGTTTCCGGCTGGATCAAAAAGGACCGTGTCCGTACAATCACAGCAGGTTATCTTAACAGCTTCTCCGATGAAAAATTGATCGAAAAATCAACTACAGACCAGTTAGCAACTGAACTTGCTGCCATCATAAAAACAGAAATTCGGAATTCAAATCCTCCAGTTGGGTCTGATGAACTTGAAGCAACTTTGAACAGAGTCGATACAGACGTCAGAATGGGCGTTGCAAACGGCATATGTACAGTGACAATAAGCAAAAGTGAGACAATTGATATTCTTTTTGGAAAAATTGACGGTGAACTGAAAAACATGGCAAACGAGACTGTGGATAAGTATTCGGGAGAAGTGGCAGATAAAGTTACAAAAAGGCTGGAAAAGACGATGAGTGCTATTCCCTGCGGGCTTCCGGTAATGCCTCCGCATTGGATCTTTACGATTAATGTGTGGACATATGAGGTAATTGGCAGATATGAGGAGTTTACTGTTGTTGATAATGACAACGAAGTAATTCCTAAGCCTTATTTTGGGCATAAAGGTCAGAGATATGTGAGAAAATATGAGCGTATAAACCATCCTTACAAAAGGAACTTAGATGGTAGTAGCATATGGATGGGAACTAATGATAGAGTCAATTTTCGTTTTAGTGGATATAGTGCTACAATTGTTGGTCCTGGATCAAAAGGTGTTGGTGACAAAATATGTGGGAGTCTCGAGGAATCCACTGGATACGGAGATCTATTATCAGAGATTGGAGTAGAAACATGA
- a CDS encoding tRNA (N(6)-L-threonylcarbamoyladenosine(37)-C(2))-methylthiotransferase yields the protein MKIYLESFGCSASLASAEIMKASIERLGHELLSPGSAGQAEVYICNSCTVKYTTEQKILYKIRTMGEKGIQVIVSGCMPEVQLEDILHANPEAHILGINAVSHLGKLLFSIEQRKKAGLPGGERLELRISEPLGFLNVPRERSNPNIHICQISQGCNFACSYCIVKHARGKLRSFPPEEIVEDIRSAVADGCREIWLTSQDDSQYGMDTGVKLPELLHMISEISGDFKVRVGMMNPFSVLPILDDLVDAFDSDKIFKLLHLPIQSASHPVLKKMNRLHKMDDVDEIITKFRTRFEDLSLFTDIIVGFCDETDEDFEETVEWVKKYRPEKINISRYSPRPHTKAFSFRNLDSRVSVKRSHELHKVCEQIKLESKREMIGWKGRAFVSKYTEIGDVLTRTDSYRPVVISGSDLKPGEYTEVEITGAKPGYFLGKIIG from the coding sequence ATGAAGATTTACCTTGAGAGTTTTGGTTGTTCCGCAAGTCTGGCATCAGCCGAGATCATGAAAGCAAGCATTGAGAGGCTCGGGCATGAATTATTGAGCCCTGGCTCTGCCGGGCAGGCAGAAGTTTATATCTGCAACTCCTGTACAGTCAAATATACAACAGAACAAAAAATCCTCTATAAGATCCGCACTATGGGAGAGAAAGGTATACAGGTGATTGTTTCCGGCTGCATGCCCGAAGTCCAGCTTGAAGATATCCTGCATGCAAATCCTGAAGCCCATATTCTTGGAATAAATGCGGTTTCCCATCTAGGAAAACTCCTCTTTTCAATCGAACAGAGAAAAAAGGCTGGATTACCTGGGGGAGAACGTCTGGAACTGCGTATTTCCGAGCCCCTGGGTTTTCTTAATGTCCCTCGTGAGCGCTCAAACCCGAATATTCATATTTGCCAGATCTCTCAGGGCTGCAATTTTGCCTGCTCTTATTGTATTGTAAAGCATGCAAGGGGTAAGCTCCGCTCTTTTCCCCCTGAGGAAATCGTAGAAGACATTCGGTCCGCAGTTGCAGACGGCTGCAGGGAGATCTGGCTTACCTCTCAGGACGACAGCCAGTACGGAATGGATACAGGCGTCAAACTCCCTGAACTCCTGCACATGATTTCGGAAATTTCTGGTGATTTCAAAGTAAGGGTCGGCATGATGAACCCTTTTTCAGTCCTTCCTATTCTGGATGATCTGGTGGATGCTTTCGACTCGGATAAAATTTTCAAACTTCTCCATCTACCGATTCAGTCCGCTTCTCACCCGGTCCTGAAAAAAATGAACCGCCTCCATAAAATGGATGATGTGGATGAAATTATTACGAAATTCCGTACTCGTTTCGAAGATCTTTCCCTCTTTACGGACATAATTGTTGGCTTCTGTGATGAAACCGATGAGGACTTTGAAGAAACAGTAGAGTGGGTAAAGAAATACCGTCCTGAAAAGATCAATATTTCCAGATACTCTCCCCGTCCGCACACTAAAGCATTCTCTTTCCGGAACCTGGACTCCCGAGTTTCCGTAAAACGCTCACATGAACTGCATAAAGTATGTGAGCAAATAAAACTCGAATCCAAGCGGGAAATGATTGGCTGGAAAGGCAGAGCTTTTGTTTCTAAATACACGGAGATTGGAGATGTCCTCACGCGTACGGACTCTTACCGTCCGGTTGTGATTAGTGGTTCCGATCTTAAGCCCGGTGAATACACTGAAGTGGAAATTACGGGAGCAAAGCCCGGTTATTTCCTGGGAAAAATCATCGGTTAA
- the glpX gene encoding class II fructose-bisphosphatase: MPHPKTVEEMIECAGPIECELLPRLIQVTEAAAIAAAYQMGRGDKHFADQVAVASMRRMLNKLDMKGIIKIGEGERDEAPMLYIGEEVGTGKGDLEVDIAVDPLEGTNLTADGSPGSVAVMAMAERGGIFHGPDIYMDKIVVGPDVVRYEMEHPGERLDLDAPVRHNLEIVAKALGRNIEELVVVILDRPRHAQKITEIREAGARVRLITDGDLMPGVATAVRGSGIHMVMGAGGSGEAVLTAAAIKILGGKILARLVLPTVANGKTKDKIDEEIEEKMPRLEKMGITLDNLNDVLDADKLVPGNDIIFSATAVTSSHFLRETRLFGGGDARVHTVSMGASGAVRFTDSIYIKDKQTTPLYL, from the coding sequence ATGCCTCATCCAAAGACCGTAGAAGAAATGATTGAGTGCGCCGGACCAATTGAATGTGAGTTACTGCCCAGGCTCATTCAGGTAACCGAAGCTGCTGCAATTGCCGCAGCCTACCAGATGGGACGTGGAGACAAGCACTTTGCCGATCAGGTAGCAGTTGCCTCCATGAGACGGATGCTTAACAAGCTTGACATGAAAGGCATAATAAAGATAGGAGAAGGGGAAAGGGACGAAGCTCCCATGCTTTATATAGGGGAAGAAGTAGGGACAGGAAAGGGAGATCTTGAAGTTGATATTGCAGTTGACCCCCTGGAGGGCACAAACCTTACGGCAGACGGCTCTCCAGGTTCGGTTGCGGTCATGGCAATGGCGGAGAGAGGCGGAATTTTCCACGGCCCTGATATCTATATGGACAAGATAGTTGTCGGACCGGACGTTGTGCGCTATGAAATGGAGCATCCCGGTGAAAGACTCGATCTGGATGCCCCTGTCAGGCATAACCTCGAAATCGTTGCCAAAGCGCTCGGAAGAAATATTGAAGAACTTGTGGTCGTGATTCTCGACCGCCCGAGACATGCCCAGAAGATAACTGAAATCAGGGAAGCCGGAGCCCGTGTAAGGCTGATTACTGACGGCGATCTAATGCCAGGCGTTGCAACTGCTGTCCGCGGTTCAGGCATCCATATGGTCATGGGTGCAGGCGGCTCAGGAGAAGCTGTCCTGACAGCCGCTGCAATCAAGATCCTGGGCGGAAAAATCCTTGCAAGGCTTGTCCTGCCAACTGTTGCAAACGGAAAAACCAAGGACAAGATCGATGAAGAAATAGAGGAAAAAATGCCAAGGCTCGAAAAAATGGGAATTACCCTTGATAACCTCAATGATGTCCTTGATGCAGACAAGCTTGTACCGGGTAATGATATTATCTTTTCCGCAACAGCCGTAACTTCTAGCCACTTCCTGCGAGAAACCCGTCTCTTTGGCGGAGGAGATGCCAGAGTGCACACAGTTTCTATGGGTGCATCCGGAGCTGTCAGGTTTACAGACAGTATTTATATTAAGGATAAGCAGACGACTCCTCTTTATCTGTAA
- a CDS encoding type 1 glutamine amidotransferase: protein MKIHCLQHLKNETLGNIGTWVSLKGHTLTKTLLYEKAVFPAPEDFDLLLIMGGTMSVYQEKEFPWLRSEKEFVRKVIDEGKPVLGSCFGAQMIAEVLGGKVTRNRFKEIGWHRVKALAGEKLKMKNEGVMNSWLPSGLFPEFTAFMWHGDTFEIPAGAVRIFESEACPNQGFIYGENVLGLQFHPEADRRWIGNLIEDSGHELVEGEYIQSKEEILEYERFLGDSRSIAFSLMDWFEKKCEN, encoded by the coding sequence ATGAAAATTCATTGCCTCCAGCATCTAAAAAACGAAACTCTTGGAAACATAGGGACCTGGGTGTCTCTGAAGGGGCATACGCTCACAAAAACCCTGCTTTATGAAAAAGCTGTCTTTCCCGCGCCTGAAGATTTTGACCTGCTCCTGATAATGGGCGGGACAATGAGTGTTTATCAGGAAAAAGAGTTCCCATGGCTGAGATCGGAAAAAGAGTTTGTGAGAAAGGTAATAGATGAGGGCAAACCAGTACTTGGAAGCTGTTTCGGAGCACAGATGATTGCAGAAGTTCTGGGAGGAAAAGTTACCAGAAACAGGTTCAAGGAAATAGGCTGGCACAGAGTAAAAGCTCTGGCAGGAGAAAAACTGAAAATGAAAAATGAAGGAGTGATGAACTCATGGCTTCCTTCAGGCTTATTTCCCGAGTTTACCGCATTCATGTGGCATGGGGACACCTTTGAGATTCCGGCAGGTGCGGTAAGAATTTTCGAAAGCGAAGCCTGCCCGAACCAGGGTTTTATTTATGGAGAAAACGTTCTCGGGCTACAATTTCATCCTGAAGCCGACAGGCGGTGGATAGGAAATCTGATAGAAGATTCCGGGCACGAGCTTGTTGAAGGGGAATATATTCAGTCTAAAGAGGAAATACTTGAATATGAACGCTTTCTTGGAGATTCCCGGAGTATTGCTTTTTCTCTCATGGATTGGTTTGAGAAAAAGTGTGAAAATTGA
- the cgi121 gene encoding KEOPS complex subunit Cgi121, which yields MEMQREIQVICGAVRIPNLPGFLKIVNTIASENEVTIQGLNADLITGERHLHFAVGKALRAVASGMNVAKDPGIEIMRYAAGERQIERSFSIGLHEGDNNAVFVLLGKMDNLLLAFSEVRKLIEEKPCSEVLAYSGSKRKGILSLFRITDEEIEASGEEHIPELVIERVALANFVK from the coding sequence ATGGAAATGCAAAGGGAAATCCAGGTTATTTGTGGAGCGGTGAGAATTCCGAACCTTCCCGGTTTTCTAAAGATCGTAAACACAATCGCTTCCGAAAATGAAGTAACCATTCAGGGCCTTAACGCTGACCTTATAACAGGCGAAAGGCATCTTCATTTTGCAGTAGGGAAGGCTCTCAGGGCTGTCGCATCAGGTATGAATGTGGCAAAAGATCCGGGAATCGAGATCATGCGTTATGCAGCAGGCGAAAGACAGATTGAAAGGAGTTTTTCTATAGGGCTTCATGAAGGAGATAATAATGCGGTTTTTGTGCTTCTTGGAAAAATGGATAATTTGCTTCTCGCTTTCTCCGAAGTTCGGAAACTTATCGAAGAAAAACCATGTTCCGAAGTTCTTGCTTATTCCGGTTCAAAAAGAAAAGGAATCCTTTCTCTCTTCAGGATAACAGATGAAGAAATAGAGGCTTCAGGAGAAGAACATATCCCGGAACTCGTGATCGAGAGAGTGGCGCTTGCAAATTTTGTAAAGTAA
- a CDS encoding PAS domain S-box protein: MLNIQKKKVKSEFCFCSTIPSNGLTAVYKEPEERTELIVDYIKAGLQQNERCIWLVPDSESAESAKDLLSNSELDIESCIEKSRLKIISLQETEILSVKQPETSGIYFDWNAGNPQKEIIKFIHAGNWRYLRINLEVGNFGKSITDSLKELRRIFAENIPEKKIRPLFMIREEDLSPDEVFYLIEAGEKLIIRRDGRWKSLRVKQENPDKKFKTLLESSSDSILIHDMKGRVLEANHVACEIFGYTRSKMLGKHIKDLRTNIHLTEFGQQIEKLKQTGYFIFEMDSLRRDGTVVPQEINNRLIEYDGETAVLSIGRDISERRKNEEALRASERKYRTLFEEFPGGIAQFDTEGVITLCNESFVNLSGSREKEKISFSLLNLLEGKNPKKSITCLPEVPVHYDLKYIFSEKNGRTPVAITYKPLISENFELVGGIVLVEDLTEVKRLETVRLQQTESLRKLVDSIPVPAFCKDRNGIYIACNKGFETLVRMKKEEILGKSIHNFISPKIAEKHHAMDIELVKHKRTQVYEASLKFADGLVHQVMFSKFVFSGVNEEDSVLLGIMIDITERKQAEEKMLQAKMAAETANRAKTTFIVNMSHELRTPLNAVIGFSDLLLSETFGPLNEKQKRYAENISKSGNHLLDVINDVLDISRLELGNIELYYETVDIPAVIEEVQRVLSSLSAGKNIRIEYKVEKGLKTIIVDKVKFKQILYNLLNNAIKFSSEGGKVNISAELKEDIVEISVKDEGIGINEADYERVFHPFVQIDESISRKHGGVGLGLALVKRFVELHGGKVWVKASPGKGSTFTFRIPKRPESQVQENISSVQTSYDLEIEREKEKIEK; the protein is encoded by the coding sequence GTGTTAAATATTCAAAAGAAAAAAGTCAAGTCTGAATTCTGTTTCTGTTCGACTATTCCATCCAACGGCCTTACTGCAGTTTATAAGGAGCCGGAAGAAAGGACGGAACTTATAGTAGATTATATTAAAGCAGGCCTGCAACAAAACGAGCGCTGCATCTGGCTTGTCCCGGATTCTGAGAGTGCAGAGTCAGCAAAAGATTTGCTTTCAAACTCAGAGCTGGATATCGAAAGCTGTATAGAAAAATCCAGACTTAAGATAATTTCCCTGCAGGAAACAGAAATCCTTTCTGTCAAACAGCCAGAGACTTCAGGGATATATTTTGATTGGAATGCAGGAAACCCGCAGAAAGAGATTATAAAGTTCATTCACGCAGGAAACTGGCGATACCTGCGCATTAATCTTGAGGTCGGAAACTTTGGTAAGTCAATTACAGATTCCCTAAAGGAACTAAGGCGCATCTTTGCTGAGAATATACCTGAAAAGAAGATCAGACCACTCTTTATGATTAGAGAGGAAGATCTTTCCCCGGATGAAGTTTTCTACCTTATAGAAGCCGGGGAGAAACTGATAATTAGAAGAGACGGAAGATGGAAGTCTCTTAGAGTAAAGCAAGAAAACCCGGACAAAAAATTCAAGACATTACTTGAGAGTTCAAGTGACTCTATACTTATACATGATATGAAAGGAAGGGTTCTGGAAGCAAACCACGTGGCCTGTGAAATCTTCGGATATACGCGCAGTAAAATGCTCGGGAAGCACATTAAAGATTTACGGACTAATATCCACCTTACCGAGTTCGGACAGCAGATAGAGAAGCTGAAGCAAACAGGATACTTCATTTTCGAAATGGACTCACTGCGGAGAGACGGCACGGTTGTTCCTCAAGAGATCAATAACAGGTTAATTGAATACGATGGAGAAACAGCCGTACTATCCATAGGGAGAGATATAAGTGAAAGGAGAAAGAATGAAGAGGCACTGAGGGCTTCGGAAAGAAAATACAGGACACTTTTTGAGGAGTTTCCCGGAGGAATTGCCCAGTTCGATACCGAGGGGGTTATTACTCTCTGCAATGAGAGCTTTGTAAACCTCTCCGGAAGCCGTGAAAAGGAAAAAATTAGCTTTAGTTTACTGAACCTCCTAGAAGGAAAAAATCCCAAAAAGAGTATTACATGCCTCCCCGAAGTTCCTGTTCATTATGATCTGAAGTATATCTTCAGTGAAAAAAATGGGAGAACCCCTGTTGCTATAACATACAAGCCTCTAATATCCGAAAATTTCGAACTTGTCGGAGGCATTGTGCTTGTAGAGGATCTGACTGAAGTAAAGAGGTTAGAGACCGTAAGGCTTCAGCAGACGGAGTCTCTTAGAAAGCTGGTGGATTCAATACCTGTGCCTGCATTTTGTAAAGACAGAAACGGAATATATATTGCCTGCAATAAGGGTTTTGAAACTCTTGTAAGAATGAAAAAAGAAGAAATTCTCGGAAAGTCTATTCATAACTTCATCTCTCCTAAAATTGCTGAAAAGCACCATGCAATGGATATAGAACTGGTAAAACATAAAAGAACTCAGGTCTATGAAGCATCTTTGAAATTTGCTGATGGTTTAGTACATCAGGTAATGTTCAGTAAGTTCGTGTTCAGTGGAGTAAATGAAGAAGACTCTGTGCTCCTCGGCATTATGATCGACATAACAGAACGCAAGCAGGCTGAAGAAAAAATGCTTCAGGCAAAAATGGCGGCTGAAACCGCAAACAGAGCGAAAACCACATTCATTGTCAATATGAGCCATGAATTGAGGACTCCCCTGAATGCTGTTATAGGGTTTTCGGACCTTCTATTGAGCGAGACTTTCGGGCCTCTTAACGAAAAGCAAAAGAGGTACGCTGAAAACATTTCAAAAAGCGGAAACCATCTTTTAGATGTCATCAATGATGTACTGGATATCTCAAGGCTTGAACTGGGAAATATTGAGTTATATTACGAAACAGTGGATATACCCGCAGTAATTGAAGAAGTACAGAGAGTTCTTTCCTCTCTCTCAGCGGGAAAAAATATCCGTATAGAATACAAGGTTGAGAAGGGTCTGAAAACTATAATCGTGGACAAGGTAAAGTTCAAACAGATTCTTTATAACCTTCTGAATAATGCAATTAAATTCTCATCCGAAGGCGGGAAAGTAAACATCTCTGCAGAGCTTAAGGAAGATATAGTTGAGATCAGTGTAAAAGATGAGGGTATCGGCATCAATGAAGCTGATTACGAAAGAGTTTTCCATCCATTCGTGCAGATTGATGAGTCCATATCCAGAAAACATGGAGGCGTGGGGCTTGGGCTTGCACTCGTCAAAAGGTTTGTCGAACTTCACGGAGGAAAGGTATGGGTTAAAGCCAGCCCGGGAAAAGGCAGTACATTCACCTTTAGAATTCCAAAAAGGCCTGAAAGCCAGGTACAGGAAAATATTAGCTCTGTACAAACCTCTTATGATCTTGAAATTGAGAGGGAAAAAGAAAAAATAGAAAAATAA